Proteins encoded in a region of the Stieleria neptunia genome:
- a CDS encoding cysteine peptidase family C39 domain-containing protein — translation MLDLVVATSVMICLCLVIGWFVASRMKRQSRLSSVVLCVSVFSAAGYVYFLNGMLTWARFVPLTAAIVWTNFAPIFLCVASAAALAIPNRPLWRRGGLSLVLGVFATAMLLQPIVQPVIRPVRHSRNTVWLGHDVCQQSGSVTCSPAAAATLLKANGIDAEEHQLVRWCLTDALGTTSLGLWRGLRLATAKTDLEPEVMDVTLEDLLSREQRDDLFPCLILVGFPRFGTVASPEIESRYIKDYGWPRGFRHSVVLYGPAEDGGVEVGDPSIGRERWAKQDLEILWRGEAVRLVRRES, via the coding sequence ATGCTGGATCTCGTCGTCGCGACTTCGGTCATGATCTGTCTGTGTCTGGTGATCGGATGGTTTGTTGCGTCACGGATGAAACGCCAGTCTCGACTGTCCAGCGTGGTGTTGTGCGTTTCGGTGTTTTCGGCGGCCGGCTACGTTTACTTTCTCAATGGCATGTTGACGTGGGCGCGTTTCGTTCCGTTGACTGCCGCGATCGTGTGGACCAATTTTGCGCCGATCTTTTTGTGCGTGGCGTCCGCGGCGGCGCTGGCGATCCCCAACCGTCCGCTCTGGCGGCGCGGCGGGTTGTCGTTGGTGCTGGGGGTATTCGCCACGGCGATGCTGTTGCAGCCGATCGTGCAGCCGGTGATTCGTCCGGTGCGGCACAGCAGGAACACGGTTTGGCTGGGGCACGACGTGTGCCAGCAGTCGGGCAGCGTGACGTGCAGCCCCGCGGCGGCGGCAACGCTGTTGAAGGCCAATGGGATCGACGCCGAAGAACACCAATTGGTGCGGTGGTGTTTGACCGACGCGCTCGGAACCACCTCGCTGGGTCTGTGGCGGGGGCTTCGCCTAGCGACGGCAAAGACGGACCTGGAGCCCGAAGTGATGGACGTCACCCTGGAGGATCTGCTCAGCCGTGAGCAGCGCGACGATCTGTTCCCCTGCTTGATCCTGGTCGGGTTTCCCCGTTTCGGAACGGTCGCATCACCAGAAATCGAATCACGCTACATTAAGGACTACGGTTGGCCGCGAGGATTTCGACACAGTGTCGTCTTGTACGGACCGGCTGAGGATGGCGGAGTCGAAGTCGGTGATCCGTCGATTGGACGTGAGCGGTGGGCGAAACAGGATCTTGAAATTTTATGGCGTGGAGAAGCAGTACGATTGGTGCGTCGCGAATCTTAG